One genomic region from Quercus robur chromosome 4, dhQueRobu3.1, whole genome shotgun sequence encodes:
- the LOC126720959 gene encoding uncharacterized protein LOC126720959 isoform X2 → MLMKTKALLRLLQLPWLNITKYTFYSTWIPFCSKRPNGSNDFLKSMLKVENAETCKEVLTLLENLANGWRQPLKMKKLFYHHGTSSQLLEQYKVNGLLNLVWTVDILEENSYYIQILKVWDILPLSKMPRLANHLDVLFENYTVDKMNRCKHKSLTSL, encoded by the exons ATGCTGATGAAGACAAAAGCTTTGCTCAGGCTATTACAATTGCCTTGGTTGAACATAACCAAATACACATTTTACTCAACATGGATTCCTTTCTGTTCAAAAAGACCAAATGGAAG CAATGACTTTTTGAAATCCatgttgaaagttgaaaatgCTGAGACTTGTAAAGAAGTGCTTACTTTATTGGAAAATCTTGCAAATGGTTGGCGTCAAcctctcaaaatgaaaaaactcTTTTACCATCATGGAACTTCTTCCCAATTATTAGAGCAGTACAAGGTCAATGGGTTGCTAAATCTTGTTTGGACGGTTGACATACTTGAGGAGAATTCATATTACATTCAGATTTTGAAGGTCTGGGACATTTTGCCATTATCTAAAATGCCAAGACTAGCAAATCATCTTGATGTCTTATTTGAGAATTACACAGTGGATAAGATGAATCGCTGCAAACACAAAAGTCTCACCAG CCTTTGA
- the LOC126720959 gene encoding uncharacterized protein LOC126720959 isoform X1, which translates to MLMKTKALLRLLQLPWLNITKYTFYSTWIPFCSKRPNGSNDFLKSMLKVENAETCKEVLTLLENLANGWRQPLKMKKLFYHHGTSSQLLEQYKVNGLLNLVWTVDILEENSYYIQILKVWDILPLSKMPRLANHLDVLFENYTVDKMNRCKHKSLTRSLVVPMR; encoded by the exons ATGCTGATGAAGACAAAAGCTTTGCTCAGGCTATTACAATTGCCTTGGTTGAACATAACCAAATACACATTTTACTCAACATGGATTCCTTTCTGTTCAAAAAGACCAAATGGAAG CAATGACTTTTTGAAATCCatgttgaaagttgaaaatgCTGAGACTTGTAAAGAAGTGCTTACTTTATTGGAAAATCTTGCAAATGGTTGGCGTCAAcctctcaaaatgaaaaaactcTTTTACCATCATGGAACTTCTTCCCAATTATTAGAGCAGTACAAGGTCAATGGGTTGCTAAATCTTGTTTGGACGGTTGACATACTTGAGGAGAATTCATATTACATTCAGATTTTGAAGGTCTGGGACATTTTGCCATTATCTAAAATGCCAAGACTAGCAAATCATCTTGATGTCTTATTTGAGAATTACACAGTGGATAAGATGAATCGCTGCAAACACAAAAGTCTCACCAG